Proteins found in one Cyanobium sp. ATX 6F1 genomic segment:
- a CDS encoding FecR family protein, with the protein MKVRGRPLVLATAISAALAAGWADAATPTKKPSSRIVDVAARPAFKRAAGASEVAAKPGQLLAPGTVLRTQSPGRLQVRLADGRSFRLGGDAELHLAGEELDLRRGQIIAWINPAQKGGWPPLRIRTRVATASIVGTTVFIDASAERVLFLSWEGLVKVATDDGKRIQLKGGQVMTKTGDTWALPRPLSPVEARGRRERNPLFQSFSTPMDTLPLIDRQIDALHSAPRSAAPAQAPAAGHR; encoded by the coding sequence ATGAAGGTCCGCGGACGTCCCCTGGTGCTGGCCACCGCGATCAGCGCCGCCCTGGCCGCTGGATGGGCTGACGCGGCAACGCCTACGAAAAAGCCCAGCTCCCGGATCGTCGATGTGGCCGCCCGGCCCGCCTTCAAACGCGCGGCAGGGGCCTCCGAGGTGGCAGCCAAACCCGGACAGCTGCTCGCCCCCGGCACGGTGCTGCGCACCCAGAGCCCCGGACGGCTGCAGGTGCGCCTGGCCGATGGCCGCAGCTTCCGCCTCGGCGGTGATGCCGAACTGCATCTGGCTGGTGAGGAGCTGGACCTGCGCCGGGGCCAGATCATTGCCTGGATCAATCCCGCTCAGAAGGGCGGTTGGCCGCCGCTGCGCATCCGCACCCGGGTGGCCACCGCCTCGATCGTGGGCACCACGGTGTTCATCGATGCCAGCGCGGAGAGGGTGTTGTTCCTGAGCTGGGAGGGTCTCGTCAAGGTGGCCACCGACGACGGCAAGCGCATCCAGCTCAAAGGCGGCCAGGTCATGACCAAGACCGGTGACACCTGGGCCCTGCCCCGCCCGCTCAGCCCCGTGGAGGCCCGCGGCCGGCGCGAGCGCAACCCGCTTTTCCAGAGCTTCAGCACGCCGATGGACACCCTGCCGTTGATCGATCGGCAGATCGACGCCCTCCATTCAGCCCCCAGGAGCGCAGCTCCAGCCCAAGCCCCAGCCGCCGGGCACCGTTGA
- the speA gene encoding biosynthetic arginine decarboxylase — protein MVASSTAADAAADANYGAIADPTAGGTTWSVADSAHLYGLDGWGEPYFSINGRGHVMVQPRGDRGGSLDLVELVQGLQGRNLGLPLLIRFDDILEDRLERLHAAFERAIAQYGYSGRYQGVFPVKCHQQRHVVEQLVESGRRWHFGLEAGSKAELLIALSLLDDPEALLICNGYKDRRYIETAILARRLGRQPVVVIEQADEVERIIEASAALGAAPFIGVRAKLSVRSTGRWGSSVGDRAKFGLSIPDLLTTVERLRAAGLLGELRLLHFHVGSQINDIAVLKDALQEAGQIYVQLAQLGAPMGYLDVGGGLGIDYDGSRTATAASTNYSLQNYANDVVATVRECCEPLGVALPTLVSESGRALASHFSVLVFDVLGAAGVPDAVPEALEGEPLIVRNLRDTLAGINATEHGDTRHLQEAWNDALKFKEDALSAFRLGYLSLPERALAEQLTWACCQAIAQRLPAVGVPDELKGLQAALASTYYANLSVFRSAPDTWAIDQLFPVMPIHRLGERPDQLGSFADLTCDSDGKLARFIDRGQVKPLLELHALKPGEPYWIGLFLGGAYQEVMGNLHNLFGSTNAVHIRLAAGGGYRLDHVVRGDTNADVLQAMEHQPELLLERLRVASEAAISRGDLRINDAQRLMDHLESSLGQITYLQ, from the coding sequence ATGGTCGCCTCGAGCACCGCTGCTGATGCCGCTGCTGACGCCAATTACGGCGCCATTGCAGACCCCACTGCGGGCGGGACAACCTGGTCGGTGGCGGACAGCGCCCACCTCTATGGGCTCGATGGCTGGGGGGAGCCCTACTTCTCGATCAATGGCCGCGGCCACGTGATGGTGCAACCCCGGGGCGACCGGGGGGGCTCGTTGGATCTAGTCGAGCTGGTGCAGGGGCTGCAGGGACGGAACCTGGGCCTGCCGCTGCTGATTCGCTTTGATGACATCCTCGAGGACCGGCTGGAGCGGCTGCACGCCGCCTTCGAGCGGGCGATCGCCCAGTACGGCTACTCCGGCCGCTACCAGGGGGTGTTCCCGGTGAAATGCCACCAGCAGCGCCACGTGGTCGAGCAGCTGGTGGAGAGCGGCCGGCGCTGGCATTTCGGTCTGGAGGCGGGCAGCAAGGCGGAGCTGCTGATCGCCCTCTCCCTGCTCGATGACCCGGAGGCACTGCTGATCTGCAATGGCTACAAGGACCGTCGCTACATCGAAACGGCGATCCTGGCCCGGCGGCTTGGGCGCCAGCCGGTGGTGGTGATCGAGCAGGCCGATGAGGTCGAGCGGATCATCGAGGCGAGTGCGGCCCTGGGGGCAGCACCGTTCATCGGCGTGCGCGCCAAACTTTCGGTCCGCAGCACCGGGCGCTGGGGAAGTTCGGTGGGGGATCGTGCCAAGTTCGGCCTCTCGATCCCCGACCTGCTCACCACGGTGGAGCGCCTGAGGGCCGCGGGGCTGCTGGGGGAGCTGCGCCTGCTGCACTTCCACGTGGGCAGCCAGATCAACGACATCGCCGTGCTCAAGGACGCCCTGCAGGAGGCGGGCCAGATCTACGTTCAGCTGGCCCAGCTGGGGGCGCCCATGGGCTACCTCGATGTGGGCGGTGGCCTGGGCATCGACTACGACGGCAGCCGCACCGCCACCGCCGCCTCCACCAACTACTCGCTGCAGAACTACGCCAACGACGTGGTGGCCACGGTGCGGGAGTGCTGCGAACCCCTGGGCGTTGCCCTGCCCACCCTGGTGAGTGAGAGCGGCCGGGCGCTCGCCAGCCACTTCAGCGTGTTGGTGTTCGATGTGCTCGGCGCCGCCGGCGTGCCGGACGCGGTGCCCGAAGCGCTGGAGGGTGAACCGCTGATCGTGCGCAACCTGCGTGACACCCTGGCCGGCATCAACGCCACGGAGCACGGCGACACCCGGCACCTGCAGGAGGCCTGGAACGACGCGCTCAAGTTCAAGGAAGACGCCCTCTCGGCCTTCCGCCTCGGCTACCTGAGCCTGCCGGAACGGGCCCTGGCGGAGCAGCTCACCTGGGCCTGCTGCCAGGCGATCGCCCAACGGCTACCAGCCGTCGGCGTACCCGATGAGCTCAAGGGGCTACAGGCCGCCCTGGCCAGCACCTACTACGCCAACCTCTCGGTGTTCCGTTCAGCGCCCGACACCTGGGCGATCGATCAGCTGTTCCCGGTGATGCCGATCCACCGGCTGGGCGAACGACCCGATCAGCTCGGCAGCTTCGCCGACCTCACCTGCGACTCCGACGGCAAGCTGGCCCGCTTCATCGACCGCGGTCAGGTGAAGCCGCTGCTGGAACTGCACGCGCTCAAGCCAGGCGAGCCCTACTGGATCGGCTTGTTCCTGGGCGGGGCCTACCAGGAGGTGATGGGCAACCTGCACAACCTGTTCGGCAGCACCAACGCCGTACACATCCGCCTGGCCGCCGGCGGCGGCTACCGCCTGGATCACGTGGTGCGGGGCGACACCAACGCCGATGTGCTCCAGGCGATGGAGCACCAGCCTGAGTTGCTGCTGGAACGGCTACGTGTGGCCAGTGAGGCGGCGATCAGCCGCGGCGATCTGCGCATCAACGACGCCCAGCGGCTGATGGACCACCTGGAGAGCAGTCTGGGGCAGATCACCTACCTGCAGTGA
- the ndk gene encoding nucleoside-diphosphate kinase, with amino-acid sequence MTSERSFIAIKPDGVQRGLVAEILGRFERKGFKLVGLKQLTPSRELAESHYGVHRERPFFAGLVEFITSGPVVAMVWEGDGVIASARKLIGATKPLEAEPGTIRGDLAINIGRNVIHGSDAPETAAFEIGLWFRPEELSDWTPSDQTWRSEG; translated from the coding sequence ATGACCAGCGAACGCAGCTTCATCGCGATCAAGCCCGATGGGGTCCAGCGGGGCCTGGTGGCGGAAATCCTCGGCCGCTTCGAGCGCAAGGGCTTCAAGTTGGTGGGCCTCAAGCAGCTCACCCCCAGCCGTGAGCTGGCCGAGAGCCACTACGGCGTGCACCGCGAGCGCCCCTTTTTCGCGGGCCTGGTGGAGTTCATCACCAGCGGCCCCGTGGTGGCCATGGTGTGGGAGGGCGACGGCGTGATCGCCAGCGCCCGCAAGCTGATCGGCGCCACCAAGCCCCTGGAGGCCGAACCCGGCACCATCCGCGGTGATCTGGCGATCAACATCGGCCGCAATGTGATCCACGGCTCCGACGCCCCGGAAACGGCCGCTTTCGAGATCGGCCTGTGGTTCCGCCCCGAGGAACTCAGCGACTGGACCCCTTCCGACCAGACCTGGCGCAGCGAAGGCTGA
- a CDS encoding adenylate/guanylate cyclase domain-containing protein — translation MRRPPLWGLALLAPLLLALPALRTSPVGLALVAADAAIGAQFFRLRGPRPAPPSLVVLAVDGDSLALDRLLGPEERQRSPLWRRMGPWPWPRALQAELAAAVLERGAARVVFNVVYGQPSRYGPADDKAFSARLAPWRDRVILAAAYGRESQDGVERSQLDRPIYPFLHSGLTTLLQSPQGLSDAIPGLEWLESNLAAFAPPRPDPLPFVATGRRPPRQPLGINFPGPAGRVASVPAWRVLEQPEGFWRGRTVLIGATAPELGGLLETAYGPQSGTEVQAAALASVLRGDGLARPEPALETLLLLAWGLATALLLRRGPNASASLVTGLALAAAALGLGALLWARAFLVLPWAALVAMPLAAGAVRGGGQWLKESRERAYLHQVLARRISPTLLKDILREPGPLWTQVGGSRADCVVLFTDLVGFTPLSAQLEPAALFALLNNYFEAIATAVIEEQGLLDKFIGDSLMAEFGVPRSRGDRQEALAAARAALAMRSSLEALNAELEREGRPTLRQGIGLHFGEVIAGNLGSSQRLEFTVVGSSVNVASRLEGLTRRFPEHSILISGELLALLGERAEVVPLGEHTVKGWPTPLAVYALEGLRPEA, via the coding sequence TTGAGGCGGCCGCCCCTGTGGGGTCTGGCGCTGCTGGCGCCGTTGCTCCTGGCTCTTCCGGCCCTGCGCACCAGCCCCGTCGGCCTCGCCCTGGTGGCCGCCGATGCCGCGATCGGGGCCCAGTTCTTTCGCCTTCGCGGCCCGCGCCCGGCGCCGCCGTCGCTGGTGGTGCTGGCGGTGGATGGCGATTCGCTCGCCCTCGATCGGTTGCTGGGCCCCGAGGAGCGACAGCGATCGCCGCTGTGGCGGCGCATGGGCCCCTGGCCCTGGCCGCGGGCCCTGCAGGCGGAGCTGGCGGCGGCGGTGCTGGAGCGGGGGGCAGCCCGGGTGGTGTTCAACGTCGTCTACGGCCAGCCCAGCCGCTATGGCCCCGCCGATGACAAGGCCTTCAGCGCGCGCCTGGCCCCCTGGCGTGATCGGGTGATTCTGGCGGCGGCCTATGGCCGCGAAAGCCAGGACGGGGTGGAGCGTTCCCAGCTGGACCGCCCGATCTACCCCTTCCTCCACAGCGGTCTCACCACCCTGTTGCAGAGCCCCCAGGGCCTCAGCGACGCCATTCCAGGCCTGGAGTGGCTGGAGAGCAACCTGGCGGCGTTCGCCCCGCCCCGCCCCGATCCCCTGCCGTTTGTGGCCACGGGCCGGCGGCCGCCGCGTCAGCCCCTGGGCATCAACTTTCCTGGCCCCGCCGGCCGTGTGGCCAGCGTGCCGGCCTGGCGGGTGCTGGAGCAGCCCGAAGGCTTCTGGCGTGGGCGCACCGTGCTGATCGGCGCCACCGCTCCCGAACTCGGCGGCCTGCTGGAGACGGCCTACGGACCCCAGAGCGGCACGGAGGTGCAGGCGGCCGCCCTGGCCAGCGTGCTGCGGGGCGACGGCCTGGCGCGGCCGGAGCCCGCCCTGGAAACCCTGCTGCTGCTGGCTTGGGGCTTGGCCACAGCGCTGCTGTTGCGCCGCGGCCCCAATGCCTCCGCCAGCCTGGTCACGGGCCTGGCCCTGGCGGCGGCGGCCCTGGGGCTGGGGGCCCTGCTCTGGGCCCGGGCCTTCCTGGTGCTGCCCTGGGCCGCCCTGGTCGCCATGCCCCTGGCGGCGGGTGCCGTGCGGGGCGGCGGCCAGTGGCTCAAGGAGAGCCGCGAGCGCGCCTACCTGCACCAGGTGCTGGCCCGGCGCATCTCCCCCACCCTGCTCAAGGACATCCTGCGGGAGCCGGGGCCGCTCTGGACCCAGGTGGGGGGCAGCCGCGCCGACTGCGTGGTGCTGTTCACCGACCTGGTGGGGTTCACCCCCCTGAGCGCCCAGCTGGAGCCAGCGGCCCTCTTTGCCTTGCTCAACAATTACTTCGAAGCGATCGCCACCGCTGTGATCGAGGAGCAGGGGCTGCTGGACAAGTTCATCGGCGATTCGCTGATGGCGGAGTTCGGGGTGCCCCGCAGCCGCGGCGACCGCCAGGAGGCCCTGGCGGCGGCACGGGCCGCCCTGGCCATGCGCAGCAGCCTGGAGGCCCTCAACGCCGAGCTGGAGCGTGAGGGCCGCCCGACCCTGCGCCAGGGCATCGGCCTGCACTTCGGTGAGGTGATCGCTGGCAACCTGGGCTCCTCCCAGCGCCTGGAGTTCACGGTGGTGGGATCGAGCGTGAATGTGGCCAGCCGCCTGGAAGGGCTCACCCGCCGCTTCCCGGAGCACTCGATCCTGATCAGCGGCGAGCTCTTGGCCCTGCTGGGGGAACGGGCGGAGGTGGTGCCGCTCGGTGAGCACACGGTCAAGGGCTGGCCGACGCCCCTGGCGGTGTATGCCTTGGAGGGTCTGCGGCCGGAGGCTTGA
- the gatB gene encoding Asp-tRNA(Asn)/Glu-tRNA(Gln) amidotransferase subunit GatB — protein sequence MASAIGHGSWEAVIGLETHVQLATASKIFSAASTNFGDDPNTHIDPVVLGLPGTLPVLNQKVLEYAVKASLALNLQVAEHCKFDRKQYFYPDLPKNFQISQFDQPIAENGWIEVEVAEKGKDTYTKRIGIERLHMEEDAGKLVHAGSDRLAGSTHSLVDYNRAGVALAEIVSKPDLRTGREAAEYASEIRRIMRYLGVSDGNMQEGSLRCDVNISVRRGPDEPFGVKVEIKNMNSFSAIQKACDHEIERQIKAIEAGEPIFQETRLWDEGKQLTKSMRSKEGSSDYRYFPEPDLGPIEVTPQRREAWRAELPELPAAKRHRYAEQLGLSIYDARVLTDERPMAEYFEAAVAAGADPKGAANWITGDIAAHVNANRLAYGEMLLRPQQLAELVQLIEGGTISGKIAKEILPELLEQGGSPAAIVEERGLGMISDPAAITAIVEELLAAHPAEVEAFRGGKTKLQGFFIGQLMQRTAGKADPKLANQVLVAKLKG from the coding sequence ATGGCGTCGGCGATCGGCCACGGGAGCTGGGAGGCCGTGATCGGCCTGGAAACCCATGTGCAGCTGGCCACCGCCAGCAAGATCTTCTCGGCCGCCTCCACCAACTTCGGCGATGACCCCAACACCCATATCGATCCGGTGGTGCTGGGGCTGCCCGGCACCCTGCCGGTGTTGAACCAGAAGGTGCTGGAGTACGCGGTCAAGGCCTCGCTGGCACTCAATTTGCAGGTGGCCGAGCACTGCAAGTTCGACCGCAAGCAGTACTTCTACCCCGACCTGCCCAAGAACTTTCAGATCTCCCAGTTCGATCAGCCGATCGCCGAGAACGGCTGGATCGAGGTGGAGGTGGCCGAAAAGGGCAAGGACACTTACACCAAGCGCATCGGCATCGAGCGCCTGCACATGGAAGAGGATGCCGGCAAGCTCGTGCACGCCGGCAGCGACCGCCTGGCGGGCTCCACCCACTCGTTGGTGGACTACAACCGCGCCGGTGTGGCCCTGGCGGAGATCGTCTCCAAGCCGGATCTGCGCACGGGCCGCGAGGCGGCTGAGTATGCCTCCGAGATCCGCCGGATCATGCGCTACCTCGGTGTCTCCGACGGCAACATGCAGGAGGGCTCCCTGCGCTGCGACGTCAACATCTCCGTGCGCCGCGGGCCCGATGAACCCTTCGGGGTGAAGGTGGAGATCAAGAACATGAACTCCTTCTCGGCGATCCAGAAGGCCTGCGATCACGAGATCGAACGCCAGATCAAAGCAATCGAGGCCGGGGAGCCGATCTTCCAGGAAACCCGCCTCTGGGATGAGGGCAAACAGCTCACCAAGAGCATGCGCAGCAAGGAGGGCAGCAGCGACTACCGCTACTTCCCCGAACCCGATCTCGGCCCGATCGAGGTGACGCCCCAGCGGCGTGAAGCCTGGCGCGCCGAATTGCCGGAGCTGCCGGCCGCCAAGCGCCACCGCTACGCCGAACAGCTGGGGCTCTCGATCTACGACGCCCGCGTGCTCACCGATGAGCGGCCGATGGCGGAGTACTTCGAGGCCGCGGTGGCGGCCGGCGCCGACCCCAAGGGGGCGGCCAACTGGATCACCGGCGACATCGCCGCCCATGTCAACGCCAACCGCCTCGCCTACGGCGAAATGCTCCTGCGGCCCCAGCAGCTCGCGGAGCTGGTGCAACTGATCGAGGGCGGCACGATCAGCGGCAAGATCGCCAAGGAGATCCTGCCGGAGCTGTTGGAGCAAGGCGGCTCCCCCGCCGCGATCGTCGAGGAACGGGGCCTGGGGATGATCAGCGACCCGGCGGCGATCACGGCGATTGTCGAGGAGCTGCTGGCGGCCCACCCGGCTGAGGTGGAGGCGTTCCGTGGCGGCAAGACCAAGCTCCAGGGCTTTTTTATAGGTCAGCTGATGCAGCGCACCGCCGGCAAGGCCGACCCGAAGCTGGCCAACCAGGTGCTCGTGGCCAAGCTCAAGGGCTGA
- a CDS encoding FecR domain-containing protein yields the protein MVASLRRRSAGLGSLSASGLLVGLALAMGLDAGTGSAARAADAATVQEILDGKELYIDSKPARVKDKAASPQQVSTGSSRAQLAFEGGAAGRLNRFSQLKLGASCFLLDKGQILVSGKQNGCTKSSRMSVRGTNYVIDVSESGDAELSVLEGSVEVAPSLDGEPTGAPSTTVEAGQKVQLSPVGVVLAILRLSPSDYTSVLNGPLFSGFSSSLPGFSSLESYIRSYVPGVSIPSVPYAPSVPSFGFPRFF from the coding sequence ATGGTCGCTTCCCTCCGGCGCCGCTCCGCTGGCCTGGGCTCCCTTTCCGCTTCAGGGCTCCTGGTGGGCCTCGCCCTGGCCATGGGCTTGGACGCGGGCACCGGCTCTGCCGCCCGCGCCGCCGATGCCGCCACGGTGCAGGAAATCCTCGATGGCAAGGAGCTCTACATCGACAGCAAGCCGGCACGGGTGAAGGACAAAGCGGCTTCCCCCCAGCAGGTGAGCACCGGCAGCAGCCGCGCCCAGCTGGCCTTCGAGGGGGGTGCCGCCGGCCGCTTGAACCGCTTTTCCCAGCTCAAGCTGGGTGCCAGCTGCTTCCTGCTCGATAAGGGGCAGATCCTGGTCTCCGGCAAGCAGAACGGCTGCACCAAGTCGTCGCGGATGAGCGTGCGCGGCACCAACTACGTGATTGACGTCTCCGAGAGCGGCGACGCCGAACTCTCGGTGCTGGAGGGTTCGGTGGAGGTGGCCCCCAGCCTTGATGGCGAGCCCACCGGGGCCCCCAGCACCACGGTGGAGGCGGGGCAGAAGGTGCAGCTCTCGCCCGTGGGGGTGGTGCTGGCGATCCTGCGTCTGTCGCCTTCGGACTACACCAGCGTTCTGAACGGTCCCCTGTTCTCAGGTTTCAGTTCCTCCCTGCCTGGATTCAGCTCGCTGGAGAGCTACATCCGCAGTTATGTGCCGGGGGTGTCGATTCCATCGGTCCCCTATGCGCCGTCGGTGCCCAGCTTCGGCTTCCCCCGTTTCTTCTGA
- a CDS encoding FAD-dependent oxidoreductase — protein sequence MTGATGEPILILGGGLMGLAIAHQLARRGQAVTVLSRSRSEAAGFVAAGMLAPHAEGLSGALLALGQRSLEAIPAWVEQIEADSGLSCGLRPCGIVVPFASATERDAYPTASLGTPLDRPDLEREIPGIGPGFQAALLFEQDGQIDNRRQLMRALERACSAHGVAFQEGAEVLDLHQEAQATAPRLTGVRLRRAEGDEQLLSCGKAVLACGAWSARLLSELSVFPVKGQMLSLQGPIGALARVVFGPGTYLVAREDGLLVVGATCEPEAGFAEGLTPAGQRQLQAGIDALLPEAAQWPPMERWWGFRPCTPDQGPLLGASPLAGLELATGHHRNGVLLAAITAELITARLLGDELQAADRGLLEAFRWDRFSPRAPAAGMPAVTPAG from the coding sequence ATGACTGGGGCCACAGGCGAACCGATCCTGATCCTGGGGGGCGGCCTGATGGGGCTGGCGATCGCCCACCAGCTAGCCCGCCGCGGCCAGGCGGTGACCGTGCTGAGCCGGAGCCGCAGCGAGGCGGCGGGCTTCGTGGCGGCGGGGATGCTGGCGCCCCATGCGGAAGGGCTCTCGGGGGCCCTGCTGGCGTTGGGCCAGCGCAGCCTGGAGGCCATTCCGGCTTGGGTGGAGCAGATCGAAGCCGACAGCGGCCTGAGCTGCGGCCTGCGGCCCTGCGGGATCGTGGTGCCGTTCGCCAGCGCCACCGAGCGGGACGCCTATCCCACCGCCAGCCTGGGCACGCCATTGGATCGCCCCGACCTCGAGCGCGAGATCCCCGGCATCGGGCCTGGCTTCCAGGCGGCCCTGCTGTTCGAGCAGGACGGCCAGATCGACAACCGCCGCCAGCTGATGCGGGCCCTCGAACGCGCCTGCAGCGCCCACGGGGTGGCCTTCCAGGAGGGCGCCGAGGTGCTGGACCTGCACCAGGAGGCCCAGGCCACGGCCCCCCGGCTGACGGGGGTGCGGCTGCGGCGGGCGGAAGGGGACGAGCAGCTTTTGAGCTGTGGCAAGGCCGTGCTGGCCTGCGGCGCCTGGAGCGCCCGGTTGCTGAGCGAGCTGTCGGTGTTTCCGGTCAAAGGACAGATGCTGTCGCTGCAGGGGCCGATCGGGGCCCTGGCACGGGTGGTGTTCGGCCCCGGCACCTACCTGGTGGCGAGGGAGGACGGCCTGCTGGTGGTGGGCGCCACCTGTGAACCGGAGGCGGGTTTCGCTGAGGGCCTCACCCCGGCCGGCCAGCGGCAGCTACAGGCGGGAATCGACGCCCTGCTGCCGGAGGCGGCTCAGTGGCCGCCGATGGAGCGCTGGTGGGGCTTTCGCCCCTGCACCCCCGACCAGGGGCCCCTGCTGGGGGCGAGCCCGCTCGCAGGCCTGGAGCTGGCCACCGGCCACCACCGCAACGGCGTGCTGCTGGCGGCGATCACCGCCGAGCTCATCACGGCCAGGCTGCTGGGGGATGAGCTGCAGGCGGCGGATCGGGGCCTGCTAGAGGCGTTCCGTTGGGACCGCTTCAGCCCCCGGGCGCCGGCGGCGGGGATGCCGGCGGTGACTCCGGCAGGGTGA
- a CDS encoding adenylate/guanylate cyclase domain-containing protein, whose product MKRPAVIALASGAIVLLVGGLGGWPLGPWKSWERGLENQLVRWRGPRQPPRSVMVVAIDDATLQQGAWFEGHGAMPDWARGIGTLPWPRASYGQLASRLLEAGADAVALNVVFEGSSSRGFADDTALARSLASQRGKVALAAEMLEPQDAQVGSGLTLVRPERFMTPVGGSGALGLTNTLPAQAGDPDRHPEAYGRRLLPANGLKPQPSLAATLLQLGGRSSRQNDPAMALDFYGPEGSFTRLSAWEVLDPARWSRHPLRGSLKNALVVVGPVVSQGEAGNPTPFGNLSGLELLATATANSLAGDGLAPWPTTAPWRALLALAPVLLVAALGLWRGGIGWRLALVGAALVLVVTAGFFALQRSHRWLPLLAPASGLVVLGLLYGGDAYLQEERERRRLRRTFERYVAPSVVAEILSDPKAADGILRGRVLRVTVLFSDLKGFTQLTRQRTLDGQSELLVSQLNEYLGEMVEVITAHGGTVDKFIGDAVMAVFGSPVSRGEQQEALAAVRCARAMREALERLNLGWAQRDIEPLGNGVGLASGDVVVGQIGSPRRLDFTVIGDTVNLASRLEGLTRTLEVPVLFDQVTADLVRDELAPQSKGSPPVKGMGPTPVFTLPESPPASPPPAPGG is encoded by the coding sequence ATGAAACGCCCCGCCGTGATCGCCCTGGCCTCCGGCGCGATCGTGCTGCTGGTGGGGGGGCTGGGCGGTTGGCCCCTGGGCCCCTGGAAGAGCTGGGAGCGAGGTCTTGAAAACCAGTTGGTGCGCTGGCGGGGCCCGCGCCAACCGCCCAGGTCGGTGATGGTCGTGGCGATCGACGATGCCACCCTGCAGCAGGGGGCCTGGTTCGAGGGCCATGGCGCCATGCCCGATTGGGCCCGGGGCATTGGCACCCTCCCCTGGCCGCGGGCCAGCTATGGCCAACTGGCCAGTCGATTGCTGGAGGCGGGTGCCGATGCGGTGGCCCTCAACGTGGTCTTCGAGGGCTCCAGCAGCCGTGGGTTCGCCGATGACACCGCCCTGGCCCGCTCCCTGGCTTCGCAACGCGGCAAGGTGGCCCTGGCCGCCGAGATGCTCGAGCCCCAGGATGCCCAGGTGGGCAGTGGGCTCACCCTGGTGCGCCCGGAGCGTTTCATGACCCCCGTTGGCGGATCGGGTGCCCTGGGGCTCACCAACACCCTGCCCGCCCAGGCGGGTGATCCCGACCGACACCCGGAGGCCTACGGCCGCAGACTGCTGCCGGCCAATGGCCTCAAGCCCCAGCCTTCCTTGGCGGCCACGTTGCTCCAGCTGGGGGGACGGTCTTCCCGCCAGAACGATCCGGCCATGGCCCTGGATTTTTATGGGCCAGAGGGCAGCTTCACGCGCCTGTCGGCCTGGGAAGTGCTCGATCCGGCCCGCTGGAGCCGCCATCCCCTGCGGGGTTCCCTGAAGAACGCCCTGGTGGTGGTGGGGCCCGTGGTCTCCCAGGGGGAGGCGGGCAACCCCACCCCCTTCGGCAACCTCTCCGGCCTGGAGCTGCTGGCCACCGCCACCGCCAATTCCCTGGCCGGCGATGGCCTGGCCCCCTGGCCCACCACGGCTCCCTGGCGGGCGCTGCTGGCCCTGGCGCCGGTGCTGCTGGTGGCCGCCCTCGGCCTCTGGCGCGGCGGCATCGGCTGGCGCCTCGCCCTCGTGGGCGCCGCCCTGGTGCTGGTGGTCACCGCGGGCTTCTTCGCCCTGCAGCGCAGTCACCGCTGGCTGCCCCTGCTGGCCCCCGCCTCAGGGCTCGTGGTGCTCGGGCTGCTCTATGGCGGCGATGCCTACCTGCAGGAGGAGCGGGAGCGGCGGCGCCTGCGGCGCACCTTCGAGCGCTACGTGGCCCCCAGCGTGGTGGCGGAGATCCTTTCCGATCCCAAGGCGGCCGACGGCATCCTGCGGGGCCGCGTGCTGCGGGTGACGGTGCTGTTCTCGGATCTCAAGGGCTTCACCCAGCTCACCCGCCAGCGCACCCTCGACGGCCAGAGCGAGCTGCTGGTGAGTCAACTGAACGAATACCTGGGCGAGATGGTGGAGGTGATCACGGCCCACGGCGGCACCGTCGACAAGTTCATCGGCGATGCGGTGATGGCGGTGTTTGGCTCGCCCGTGAGCCGCGGCGAGCAGCAGGAGGCCCTGGCGGCGGTGCGCTGCGCCCGGGCGATGCGCGAGGCGCTCGAACGGCTCAACCTGGGTTGGGCCCAGCGCGACATCGAGCCTCTGGGCAACGGCGTCGGGCTGGCCAGCGGCGATGTGGTGGTGGGCCAGATCGGCAGCCCCCGCCGCCTCGATTTCACCGTGATCGGCGACACGGTCAACCTGGCCAGCCGGTTGGAGGGTCTCACCCGCACCCTGGAGGTGCCGGTGCTGTTCGATCAGGTCACCGCAGACCTGGTGCGCGATGAACTGGCGCCCCAATCGAAGGGTTCACCGCCGGTGAAGGGCATGGGGCCCACGCCGGTGTTCACCCTGCCGGAGTCACCGCCGGCATCCCCGCCGCCGGCGCCCGGGGGCTGA
- a CDS encoding PPC domain-containing DNA-binding protein, which translates to MTTTYPPGSAAPTGLLSLRLSPGADLRGALEALVNERAIAAAWVASAIGSLQGLVFRPAGSDRVLELEGPWELLSLQGSLGPGGVHLHLTAADQGGHCRGGHLLAGNVIRTTAEIALLLPLAVRFERQLDALSGYRELTFEAAA; encoded by the coding sequence ATGACGACAACCTATCCACCCGGATCAGCGGCGCCGACAGGGCTGCTCAGCCTGCGGCTGTCGCCGGGGGCCGACCTGCGCGGGGCTCTGGAGGCCCTGGTGAACGAACGCGCCATCGCCGCCGCCTGGGTGGCCTCGGCCATCGGCAGCCTCCAGGGGCTGGTGTTCCGCCCCGCCGGCAGCGACCGGGTTCTGGAGCTGGAGGGCCCCTGGGAACTGCTCAGCCTCCAGGGCAGCCTCGGCCCCGGCGGCGTTCACCTGCATCTCACAGCCGCCGATCAGGGCGGCCACTGCCGCGGCGGCCATCTGCTGGCGGGCAACGTCATCCGCACCACCGCCGAGATCGCCCTGCTGCTGCCGCTGGCGGTGCGCTTCGAGCGCCAGCTCGATGCCCTCAGCGGTTACCGGGAGCTGACGTTTGAGGCCGCTGCCTAG